The Mycolicibacterium boenickei genome has a segment encoding these proteins:
- a CDS encoding alpha/beta fold hydrolase: protein MTTTELAEHTVTVAGRPIFYAEAGAGPVVVMLHGGGPGASGVSNYGRNIDALAAHFRVIVPDMPGYGRSGKGIDKDDPFGFLADMIRGLLDELGIEAAHLIGNSYGGAAALRLALDTPHRVKKLVLMGPGGIGTTRALPTAGLNSLLSYYTGDGPSRDKLGTFIRNYLVYDGSSVPDELIDLRYRASIDPEVVADPPLTRPSGPKALRTLWRMDLTRDSRLKNLQTPTLILWGRDDKVNRPSGGPMLLNAMPNAELVMTSHTGHWMQWERSALFNQLVTEFLGPDSKLAHA, encoded by the coding sequence ATGACCACCACCGAACTTGCCGAACACACCGTGACCGTCGCGGGCCGGCCGATCTTCTACGCCGAGGCGGGCGCCGGGCCCGTCGTGGTGATGCTGCACGGCGGCGGGCCTGGAGCCTCCGGGGTGTCCAATTACGGACGCAACATCGACGCTCTCGCCGCGCACTTCCGGGTCATCGTTCCAGACATGCCTGGCTATGGCCGCTCGGGGAAGGGCATCGACAAGGACGATCCGTTCGGGTTCCTCGCCGACATGATCCGTGGCCTGCTCGACGAATTGGGCATCGAGGCAGCGCATCTGATCGGCAACTCCTACGGCGGTGCCGCGGCGTTGCGGCTGGCGCTGGACACCCCACATCGGGTGAAAAAGCTGGTGCTGATGGGTCCCGGCGGAATCGGTACCACCCGTGCACTGCCGACGGCGGGGCTCAACAGCCTGCTGTCGTATTACACCGGCGACGGCCCGAGCCGCGACAAGCTGGGCACCTTCATCCGCAATTACCTGGTGTACGACGGCAGTTCGGTGCCCGACGAGCTGATCGACCTGCGCTACCGAGCTTCCATCGATCCCGAGGTGGTGGCCGATCCACCGCTGACCCGGCCGTCGGGGCCGAAGGCCTTGCGCACGCTGTGGCGCATGGACCTCACCCGCGACAGTCGCCTCAAGAACCTGCAGACTCCCACGCTGATCCTGTGGGGCCGTGACGACAAGGTGAACCGGCCGTCCGGCGGCCCGATGCTGCTCAATGCCATGCCCAACGCCGAACTGGTGATGACCTCACACACCGGCCATTGGATGCAGTGGGAGCGCTCCGCGCTGTTCAACCAACTCGTCACCGAGTTTCTCGGGCCGGACTCGAAGCTCGCTCATGCCTAG
- a CDS encoding bifunctional 3-(3-hydroxy-phenyl)propionate/3-hydroxycinnamic acid hydroxylase translates to MTREAPVTADLYDVAVVGCGPTGATAANLLGRQGLKVLVIERDPDVYGRARAISTDEEVLRIWQSVGLADRLQQDMLPDRPAAFVDADGVPFIETTIFARGSGHPPQQFIYQPAVDHVLREGVARFDTVEVLLEHECLRVLTKSDHVELMLADLRNDTFKRVRASYVIAADGGSSPTRGQLGIGYSGNTYAERWVVIDTKVHKQWDAHDRLRFHCNPDRPTVDCPTPLGHHRWECPARAGEDEQKLVSEPEIWKVLEDQGITRDNVEILRAVVYSHHVRVADRWRAGRIFLAGDAAHAMPPWIGQGMSAGVRDAANLCWKLAAVLAGRAPEALLDSYEAERKPHVVEVTRRACLVGRVITERNRMIAAVRNHTLRALTKLPGVLRSGQKLYWIPDARYGAGFFAGAGNGAAGWQIPQPWVIDDAGATVRLDDVLAGRWAVLHTGVAPAGARAWTDLGVPAIALTGPGEGAKPGAIRDLDGTLVAWLHRKKAAAVVLRPDGFIYAAAESGQRLPMPPPGHELAPTRTGAHT, encoded by the coding sequence ATGACGAGAGAGGCCCCCGTGACTGCAGACCTCTACGACGTGGCGGTAGTCGGCTGTGGGCCGACCGGCGCCACGGCTGCCAATCTGTTGGGCCGCCAGGGATTGAAAGTGCTTGTCATCGAGCGTGATCCAGATGTTTACGGCAGAGCCCGCGCGATCAGTACCGATGAAGAGGTGCTGCGCATCTGGCAGTCTGTTGGCCTGGCGGACCGCCTGCAGCAGGACATGCTGCCCGATCGGCCCGCGGCATTCGTCGACGCCGATGGCGTGCCGTTCATCGAGACGACGATCTTCGCGCGAGGTTCGGGCCACCCGCCCCAGCAGTTCATCTACCAGCCCGCGGTCGACCATGTCCTGCGGGAGGGCGTGGCACGCTTCGACACGGTCGAGGTGCTGCTGGAACACGAATGTCTGCGGGTGCTGACCAAATCGGACCACGTCGAGCTGATGCTGGCCGACCTCCGCAACGACACCTTCAAAAGGGTGCGGGCCTCCTATGTCATCGCCGCCGACGGTGGGTCTTCCCCGACGCGCGGCCAGTTGGGCATCGGCTATTCGGGCAACACCTATGCCGAACGATGGGTTGTGATCGATACCAAGGTGCACAAGCAATGGGATGCCCACGACCGCCTCCGTTTCCACTGCAATCCGGACCGTCCTACTGTCGACTGCCCGACGCCACTGGGGCACCACCGGTGGGAGTGCCCGGCCCGAGCCGGTGAGGACGAGCAGAAACTGGTCAGCGAGCCCGAGATCTGGAAGGTGTTGGAGGACCAGGGCATCACTCGCGATAACGTCGAGATCCTCCGGGCTGTGGTCTACAGCCACCATGTCCGGGTTGCCGACCGCTGGCGGGCCGGGCGGATCTTTCTGGCCGGCGACGCCGCGCACGCCATGCCACCCTGGATCGGCCAGGGCATGTCGGCCGGCGTGCGCGACGCGGCCAACTTGTGCTGGAAACTGGCCGCCGTGCTGGCCGGCCGGGCCCCGGAAGCGCTCCTCGATTCCTATGAGGCGGAACGCAAACCGCACGTCGTCGAAGTCACCCGCCGGGCCTGTCTCGTCGGCCGGGTGATCACCGAGCGCAACCGGATGATCGCGGCCGTCCGCAACCACACCCTCAGGGCACTGACCAAGCTGCCCGGGGTGCTGCGCAGCGGACAGAAGCTCTACTGGATCCCGGATGCGCGTTACGGCGCCGGGTTTTTCGCCGGGGCCGGAAATGGCGCGGCCGGCTGGCAGATCCCGCAGCCGTGGGTCATCGACGACGCGGGCGCCACCGTCCGGCTCGACGACGTGCTGGCCGGGCGATGGGCAGTGCTCCACACCGGCGTCGCGCCGGCAGGCGCGCGGGCATGGACCGACCTGGGTGTGCCTGCCATCGCGTTGACCGGTCCCGGGGAGGGCGCCAAACCCGGCGCGATCCGCGATCTCGACGGCACCCTCGTCGCCTGGTTGCACCGCAAGAAGGCAGCCGCCGTGGTGCTGCGCCCCGACGGATTCATCTACGCCGCAGCCGAATCCGGTCAGCGGCTACCCATGCCACCGCCCGGCCACGAGCTGGCGCCGACCAGAACTGGAGCCCACACATGA